CTACAGGAGCACGGGAAGTGAACCAAGAAAAAggtaattcattttaaaacattatgatGTGAGAAGTATTGTTTCGTACATCTGACACATTTTGAATACTATGCAATCGTCTCATTTTAGCATACCTGTAAAGCCCCTAGAGTAGAACCCTGTTGTAATGGTTTCCAAGGggcataagaaaaaaaattataaggtgGAATAAGTTATAAGTGGGAAATATCAGTTTGGCACTGTCTATGTTTGAACTTTTTACCATTTGACTCATCTagctatgtataaaaaatttaaatttaaaaccactGATGGATACACTCAATGCTGGAATTTGCTTACTAAGGCCAACAGTTTTTCAACTTCATTGTTCTTCCAGCTTCTATTTTAATTGTCTTTAAAGACACACTGCCACATTTCAGTAAAATATTCACGGTTCGTAAAGATTACAAAATCTAACTCTTCATTAGCAATAGAAAATGCTTTGTTTTTTAAttcttgtcctttttttttttcccttgtcaTTCTAGTTTCTTTTGTAGTGGATTGTGTGTCAAAAGTCTTGTTTATATGGTCTGTTGTCACTGGTTTAGTTAATTTTTGTCTCTTTTTGCAGGtcatcaaaagaaaataaaaagcagTCTAGTTTTTGACAACCTTGACCACAGTCAAGACAGCTATGTTGCCTCAATTTAATGTTCTCATGTATTGTAATTAATTTGTttgaaggtgtttttttttaatgccatgccaatgataaaaatatattgtacatGCTATTATTGTAGCCCTTAAAATTAGAAAAAGGAAATGGCTTGTAacttcaatgttttaaaatagttGCTTGTTTttatatcaactttttttttaaccttttacaACTTGTAATGTAAATAACTtgtgaaatgtttttaaatattttttttttccgtacaaagtaacatattttaatagataatgtaaaaatattttagccTTAATTATGCTGTTTTGTAGTTATTAAGAATATAAGATTTGTGTTAGATGAGCTGTAAAGACTGCtttaattgtaataataattaattttattaaaaaaaattgtaaatgctaTGTACAAGTTCATTTTGACTAGTGTTGGgcttgaattattattattttttttatgactcTGATTTTTAAGGACTATTATGAAAAAAACTTTAGTGCAATAAATGTTTTGTTCGTTTTTTTGATGGACACATGtctcaaacaattaaaaaatatttgctcaGAATGACTGCAAAACTGTAAAGTGTTGGATGTATCGCATGGATGaataccaaataaattttgtCTTTTTAAACATGAGAtttcgctattttatttttttatgtattttgttaaaattgaCAGTTAAAGGTTTTTATGATAGTCATTTCACCAGTAgtgtctcattttgactgacacatgaagtacagtaagtcctcggtttacgtcggggttacgttcctgaaaaccgcgacgtaaatagaaacgacgcaaaatgagccatgtttcatgccaccggccgaccacggcccaaggtcggccggaagcgctggcatacagacgtgacaacgggcaattttatcagcaaattacaacccacagcgtgggaaacaagtccaactagtacttctcagctttatagaatggttatttaaccagctgctttattacctttattgattgaaatataaaaacagatatatagtcgtttggaagacatcttatgaagaaaaaatcataaattgcagtgagctgatacggtaggcctactacaaacgcatttaatcacgataaagttaacaacagcacgtttaaaactccggccaactcaatgatatcatagcgactgaagtgtagagctgtagcaaaccgtatgtattcgttactgagtaacgggtgcggcatctagtaacgagtaacgaaacattacacactaatgcatttcgttactcgcatttttcgtatgttttacgcatgcgcgcgcttattcgttacaaagaacgatgtttgtttattaagaaatgtataatttggaaattcgtcgtccaagttttttactgtttattaaaggtattgtgtgtgtagacaaagtttgagattggaacagaaacaacgtaagaaagtattttttacaaattataaatatgtatgtttttgttttttatcatcgcgtattttcacgttttttgtttttatcttaaaagagatattataataaagctgctctaatgagattttattgtttcttggttaacaaaagctgttaattatcaaatacttttaattgtttatattcaatttattatttacgcgacgtcatactgtacgcgtacgaaatacgactcgattcgttgctgttacataacatagcatgttatgcggtatcagaagtaacgagtaacgatacgaaagtaacgagtactaattgttatagtaacgaatacatatgggTACACTTTTtgtagttacttttacacctctactgaagtgtcaaggagttggacgaaaaggggtaggagaaaatgctgtgttgttgcgggaagtagataacacttcaacgtgcgagatacgtgggtggccgagcgggcgggctggtagtattgcatcaccgcgcggagagcagtggagagcaggaagcgtccctcatgatgtatgataagataaggcggtgaacgtgtagcttacgctacatagcataaattaactaccgaaggaaacaaagaattataaacgaattatatacggtgttttggttaaaataaagattttctgtcattgtaaacgacgttattgtgaatcggcgacaacttaaattgaaacatgagtactcaaacattagcgacattaatccgaaacgacgtaaatcggtacgacgtaaatagaggacttgcTGTACTTGTATGATATAATTTGTAACAAGAATGTTTTAACTACtccgaacaataaaaaataatattcacaggtatttgtgtttaaaaaatgttCCACGTCagtaatacaaaaaattatttactaataacagttaagtaattttaaaaaaaaggtaaaacttTCCAAtctatttagtatttttattttggtacAAATTTACATCCCAATAAATTACATtccttaaatttataaatttaaagattatGTATTTGTGACACGTCAATCAAAAGAGCGCTAGTCAAATGTGGGAAGGGGGGGTGTAATTAGAGTATTTTAAACAAAATCATTTGTTTTCCAATCCGGGTAGTATGCTTGCGGAATACCATCTTAATCAAGACACTACTATATCATTAAAGTTATACAGTAGTAATATATGTGTGTCTAAATACATTAgctgtacatttaaataaatattaaataatactttGAGACTAAaccaattaaatttaataagtcaCGTACTGCTTTGTTTACATAAGGCTTGGCCATAACATTCCAACATAGGTGCTACCAACATATCAGAAttacaaaatatgtaataaatttttcatttaggAGATACATTTTGGTTGtaataagagattttaaaatGCATAAACTTAACGTTTTCTATTAGAAAGactatttaacattttaacattAATTCCTGACTTGTGTGCTAGATGTGTTTCTGGTatgatttgccactagcgcaTCCTAGTAGGTGCGAGGAAAACTAGCCCTGAAATCTTCTGGCTTCTCTCTCGAGTTGACACACTATGACATGCAGGATGGCTGAATATAACGTTGGCTGAAACTTGGGCATCGtcggaaataaatatacaatgaaggaagcgaataaccattgaggaaagagcaaaatattgttccATGTTTGGTCACatttgttgcattactaattAATTTCATTGGATTTCAtgcactggaaaaaaaattaaaaagtaaaaaaagatgAAGTAAGATAATGAATGCCAAGGTTAACCCGCAAACCGGATAATCTGCACTCAGAAATTGGGagtctactgtagttgtattttggtaCGTTATGGTTTTATAtggtgtaatgttttttttatttgcatttctCCAGATAATCTTGAAAATAGGTGTTAGAATTTCAAGGTCTTctattttcagtaaaattttgtTGAACTGGCAATTAAATTCATACTGTTCTATaccaatattttttcttttcttccagGTGGACAATACATGATTAGGTAGTTACTAGATTCTGAGTGAAGGTTAAACTGGATTTTTGGTTAAGTAGGGAAAATGTTAAATGTTTCTGTATGCAGATGGGATTTTTCAAAATGCTCTCATCTTCACCCCTCTTGtgtctaataattagagaccagaGTTTATGGTTtgatttttagtccaatttcgttTTTGAAACTGAATGTTTCGgtgaagtttttatttttgtaaattctgttgtgtaatacttttttttaagtaaaggGTTATAACCTTATAAGTTATAACAAAACCATTTATTTTAAGGAACAGTTGTTCGTAACAGCTTTAAACcgtataatattacaatatcaaTAAGTACGAGAATTTCGGGGTAGAGTGAAGGTAGCTTATAAACTAGGGGGTaaatgatgtaaataattttttttatttatttttttattgaaagaagCTGAAATCAGTGCTGTCCACGTTGCCCTGGGTTGTACCACACACTGTTCCGAGCAGTCAACAGTCCGGTTCCGCGCCGCTAACAGCCTTCTTCCATCCCGGGGCATAACCACCCGAAGAAGAAATAGCCGACAGACATTCCGACAACGAGGGCTCCCCCCAGCCACGCGTTGAAGGTCATGTATATCAGCATGAAGGAGTAGCCGAGCGACAGGAGAACTCCGTGAAGCACGGACAGGAGCACGTACCTCCACTCGAAGAACAGGGACAGCCTGCAACCAGAGAGAgattggtttttatttattttttttcctcgggATGAAACTAAGGATCTTGCCTAGtcgggggggtgtgtgtgtgtgttagtgagaggCGGGATAaacgtgcgacgctcgctggcgaATCTACCGCGGTCGTCGCCTCGTAAGCGCAGGGCTGTGTCGTGCACCGGACAACTGTGACCGTGGgcagcctacgattcacgccgagtattcgacatgcccgaacattaccgaatacttgccttcgggtgtcttcggaattcttttgtttaggtgaaaaaacgtctgttttaaatgccggacataaacaaaaaaaggtaggaagtttcataacaataatacaaatcAAGCCATAAAATCTAAGACtaatacttaagtaaatatacgAACATTCTTATCTTTTACATTCATCTtgcaatgtcaaaaaattaaaatgtgatgtaattaacttaagatttatttgttgtttggatattgttgcgcaagtaataagtaaaaaaaaattacgtgaatgcctactgttcatcctttgtcttggtttgttaggtcaggtcagttacattataaatactttaaaactaaacaaacattaaaaataattcatatatttttaatgtccgcttagtttgaaagtaattataatgtaactgacctgacctattCCATCAttttaattaggcattcacgaacacacggcaaaataaaaaaatgaattttttcacccaaacaaaagaattccgaagtcacccgaaggcaggtattcggtaatcttcgggcatgtcgaatacttggcgtgaatcgtaggctgcCCCTGTGACcattaacataattaaattttaatttttttttttaaactgcgacATGCCCACGACAGTCGTTAGACTCGGATGGTGGGCACGACAAACATATGTGCTCCCAACCAACCTCGTCGACACCATAGCACAGcggttaccaattttttttttccggccagGGAACACTGTGATCGACTTTTGTAGGCGGAACCCCCCGACACACTTCAAaggaagttatttgacaataactGTGCCTGCTTTATCTGatattcgtcctgactcacggaacccctgttACCGCTGCCATAGCAGGTGTAAAATAACCGCATGTGGCCAACACACGAAGGCAAGAGTACCACATGTTAGTGGTAACGAACACTTAAACATAACCACCACAACAAATACAATAAACACCACAAACATTATTAACTacatacaacacaaaataataaacaaagaaaaagagAAGAACAGAAAACCTCTTGTTATAACTACATAAATGTAATTAgcgatcaaattaaattttagggCTACAATTAGATATATAGACCCTATGCTTGTGTTAGAtgtgtgttccagagataattctggacagtaaaaaataaactaaccaaagaaaatatttttttttgtgaattaaccacttaacattgttattttcttgaaGGATTTTGTAATACAACAAATAGTTTTTTATACTTCTTGATAGTGGTAAACTAAAGTAAAAAAGTCCCTTgaaaattccttaattttttgATTGCACAAGAGGGTACGAACCTTGTAATTTTTACACTATTTAATGGTGAAAACttgaaaattagtatttaaaggTTCTGATAGTATCTGGTGCAGAAATGCAGATTTACAACAACTTATTTTTAAAGTtcagctaaaataattttttttttattaaatgaataagtTTGGAACTGGAGAactcttaaattttaatttccagtaGACTTTTgcagagttaatttttttttgccactttaCCTTGGTTTTTGGTTGTACATTAAGTACTTGTATATTGTTTACTTAAATTATGTGGAAAATATGTCTTAATAGGTTTTGGTTTTCTTTCCAACATAAAAACCGGGAAAATTCTGTGAATAGTAGGTCTGTTTcatattgtgtaaaaaaaaaattttcttatgcATGTGTAAAaagtttttacataaattttattgaaaGGTCCTGAAGAAATCATGAAATTGCTTTACATCCTGGAGAAGTAATTGTTATAAAAactaattctttaatttttaaaaataaagaaatttaagtataattaaatttacaatgaaTCACAGTCATTCATTCATTCAGCTGGTTTCGTAAGACTAACTCCGATAGAGCACATGACATAACTTAATGGTGGTTGCTGTTTGCAATATTTTCCCTTGTCTTTCCATTGTGCCCTTCTTAACATTAATAGTGAAACACAATTGCAATTGATAAGCAGTCAGTATGCAAATAATTTGAAGATATTTTAATTGATAGGTACACACATTATAGCCTAATGGTCGTATTTACATAAAACTACTTTATGAGAAATGTATGAATTTGGAAATGTGTAAAATTTGGagtttttaacttcaaaatattacTTACTAATTTTAGGTTTTAAGAAatgtaaaatcataaaaaatatcaaCATTGGTGATTCCTTGGTTTAATGGAGTATTAGAAGAAGCCATAAGTTGCTGTTTTTATTGTTACCTGACtctgtttccattttttttcttccttgaaATGAAACTTTTGTGTACAACGATGTCcctaaaaaaaaagataaacaagcCTCTGTTAAAATGACATTCAAGGTACAAGGGAACAACTCATCATGAAGTAATGCTTAGTTCATATTTATGACTGGCAATTTTTGGTTTGAAATGGTTAGTATGATTACTGTGTACAGTTTATTGCTGCTACCGTGAATGCTGAGATACACTGGAGCCTCGTTATGTAGAATGCCATAATGGCTAATGTTTGCATGTTGCAGATTCAGGCATGGTCGTTTATGTACCTTGCAGATATgaagagacaagattttatgattttgtttttaaaatgaccATTTATGAATTAGGTGCATATTTACTTGGAACAAAATATGTATTCTAATTAAGTATTTCCAGAATCTGTATAAGGTAAAAGTTATGTGATAAGCAAAGCAGTAGGTATCCCTTGCAAAacattagtgatttttttttatatgtttaaggAAAACATTTATGCAATTTTACTGAAATTTTGATTGATTACATTTGGTGTTACGGTGTATACTGGCATGTATAGAAGGtgtaacttaatttttattgcaATTTACCATAAAACTCATGTCCCTACAGATACGGCATTCCAGAATGTATCTCATTGTTCACAGCCGACGACACACTAGCTGTAAACAGAAGAATTTCTGGACCTATGTTAAACTACATTTCGGCCTCCGCATTAGGTTCTAAactatttttccaaaattttttttttttttgttaatgtgtatatttttttatatagtgaTTTCCGACCACATTTTTCTGATGATCCCCTGGCAACAGCTAGTTagtgcattgttgatgctttattcATAATCCAGTTTTTCTATAATTAGCTTTGCCATCATATTGGCATGGTATTGGTTGAAGAGATTTAAAATTAGAATGCCCTTAAAAACTGTTGGATCCGAAATTGGATCTGTTGTATATTTCATCCTGTCATCTTagttccaacaatttttttttccttcgtaagTTTCACAAgttgaatttcaaaaatttgatttttttatgttcaatgTGTGGCAGTGGCATACCTACAAGGAGGGGTACATATATGAGCAGTGAAAAGTCTTCTGCCTGTGGACTGAAGTAGTGAAGTGTGGGTACATCAgttagttaataattttaaaaaaaaaaaggggggggggggggggggttgtctgtaaagtcggttcacaggcgataattttacgtgataacgtcataagaaaaacattgacaAAAAATTGCAtaggtactttttaattttcaaatattatttacagtttatgcaaatctaatttaaataattttttaaaatataatcacgaaaaattagttataaagcccgccttaacctgtttgatattatagaagattttctcgcacggtggttggccagttcttgcaagctcggctgaggcggaacgtgacaatttttttccgtgcagccggcgttcatcaatttataagacgttatcacgtcaaaaaaatatatatgtatttcttcAACATTGAGAAAAAGAAATTTTTGTGTACCCTGGTGGTAAAGAACATCATGTCacaaaagtagcttggcttctgggttgtagccgcgccgGAAGGCGAAcacatcaccgacgtttcggtcgacattgcagtcgccatcatcagggagcagttatctgctgccttttaatactctcgcctgagagggggagtgtttcctgattgggtttagctgtgagccaatcagagtctTCCTTTATCCCGGTTGGCCTATTTGGTTtggccaatcagtggcctcttctctttaCCTCCATAGCacagatttttaatattataatgagTGTAACTAAGCGTAAATAAAGTGTTGACACTTCCACATTaggattagtaaaaaaaaaattgttcatcaGCCAGTCTTGAAGATGTTTGTCAGTCTTCCATTTCACTGACCAGTTGGatcattttttttcaattattaagGACAAGAATGTATAGTGAATtctaataaaaatgaaatatcacTGTAAGCATTTAAatacactgaaatgcaagttaattcattaaaattaaacagCATTTAACCAACATTCAAttcaaaccataaaatcttgtccatCCTTTATGTttcttacaaattatttttgattattatatTCCATTTAAAAATGTTACTTTGACTCTGAGCTCTGAAAGGTTAAAACTTCAAGGTTAGGACTTCAGACCCCAAAAAATAAGGAAATTGCTACACAACTGCGACACATTGCTATCTGTGAATACCAAAACTTACACGGAAGATAAGGATCTGTTTACAATGATTGCTCTTATCTATACTTGACCTTAGTGATTGTTTCTTCATGCTTCACCTACCTGAATGTTTTCAGGCCTTCGTACAAAAACCCAGCAGCGAATATGATTACCATTGACAGGATGAGTCCTATGAGTGAGTCTATTTTCCAAAACTGGAAGAGTATGGTTTCATTATAACCCCAGTGGAAGTAGTCAGCCTGGAAGATAGAAACAAGAAATAATCTCTCCTCTTCTCTCCCCCTCTTACACCCCCTCCCACCacacagttattttttaattataagatGATAGGAAAGGTCACATTGTGAAcaaatgacgagaatataaaaacaataacgcTTAACAGAATGCAATAGTCAGCCAGCTATTTTCATTACCgagacctgaatgtacagaaatcaTCAATACagtgttaaagttaaaaaaaaaaattgcaaacagttCTTTATAAACTAAgtccttgaaataaaaaaaaataaaccaacaaaTTTGACTATGATCATTAAAATCATATAACAAAAACCTCTTATGGTAACCAAatcttataataaaattatttcaatggttgttTTCTTTTACAATTGCATGATAGGAtgtttaaataagtttaaaattgaaattttttttgtttataatatttgcATAGAGATTTTTCTTATGTCGTTATAATAATTatatggccaattttttttttcatatttgttaatttttatttgtttcaagcccttattttatttttaaaaaaaaacttttttttaatcattattatttttgtactttcAGATTTCCATAATGAAAATTTTTACCTGACAAAACCAACCCCATCGAATTTTGTCAAGTCTTTCAAATTCTATTATAGTTTTAGTAGTCTCATTATTCGTGCATGATGCAATGTTTTCTATCTTAAATTCCTTTAAAAGTCCCGAGtttattattggttttattttcattacttaaAGGTCCTTAAATGTCCTTTGATTTTCGACAGATCCTATAAAACTCTAATATGTCATTTCAGacacgtaaatttaaaaaaaaaactctgtgttGTATGGATTTTGTAGTCTTATGTTTTAGACTTTGGCCAGTAAGCAGTGTTTTGCACATGTACTTAGTACGTTTCGTTCGTTACCAGTTTCATACTTTAAGACCAATCAAAACACGGCGACGGCGAGCGAGCTGCGAGTTGGTGTAATCGTATTGATCGAGGTGGTTTTTGGCTGCTTGTGGATTCTCAAGTGAGTAGCTAGTTGACTCGCCAAGTGTATTCAAGGCGTAAGTTTTCTCGCTGTTTAAGGGCATGTGTTTAAAAGCCACGCCACGTTCGCACTTGTCGGAAATTACACTTTAAGGGAAGTACGGTAGATGTCGGACAGTCAGGTACGTCTGGGACAAGCAGATGTCACTACCACTGGAAACTCTGGATTATCTGGTGGTATCTCCTGTGATCGCTAAACATCAAGTTTTAGAGCAAATACATTCGGAAGATGGTGCCTGGCAGCGAATGTTGTATGGTAGGAACGTGAGGATTAACGTTCGAACACAAAAACAGGCCGAAACCAAATAGCTTCTGAAGAAACACCAAGTGCATCGACCATTTGTTTCGCGAACCCAGCTAACCCCGAGCTGTGCGGAGATCTTCCGACTGCCACTTAGTCGCGTACTTTCAAAGGGTTTGTTTTTTTTGATCTCggctaaaaaaaattctaatttttcaagCTTAAGTTTGCAGAGTTTCCGTAAGTCCGTACGTGTCTCGCTGTTGCTGGACCATCAGGCATTCTGGACCGTTGGGTGCCAGACTATCAAGAAGTAGACGGTAGTTGGAGAAAAAGTTGGGTCTATTCTTCTCGTAACGAGCACTTAGGTTTCTCTCgcaccagggccggatttagaggtccggaggcctcggggcaacagaggagcggaggccccctggccccaaattattttacaaataaaatgaacaattttttttcagtcgagttttccaataaatagtttattgtgaaatcaagtagattctcttagtatttaaaaaaaacatacataaataaaatcggagacaagaattatatgaaaataaattttagtgtaaatgaatatttctgttaatatttaacaataatataatcatgtatgtgcacagtactgtaggtaaaggtaaaacagcgaaaaaataatatgaaaggaaaaaatgtttacaggtgtttacttgtcggaatttgaaagattttttttccccgaagtctctattgtggggaccctccgtttgtggaggccccggggctttcgccccggttgccctcccctgaaTCCGGCCCTGTCTCACACGCTCACAACTGAGAACTAGGTGTGCGTATTTCAAAACAATATCCTAGCAAGTTTCACCGACTAGTCTCGTGGATTTAGCTGCGTCAGCGTACAATACTTCGGTCTGGTAGCTCCAGGTAGCGAACTCCCCTGAACACTGCGACTGCGCTACCCTCCGAAAtttcggaataatttttttcaatgcgGACAAAGATTAGTCGGTCAAAAGTCTGCAAACTTTGTGTGACTTTTGTTGGCAATATGATGATATAACCGATGCTCTTACCATTGTCGCCATGTTCATTCCCGGCATAGCGGATGCAGTCGTGCCCATTCCTGGCATGGCCGGTGCAGTTGTGGTTTTGTTGCATGGTCCCATTGTATTTCCACCCATTATCATGCAGGGATCCATCGTCGCCATGACAGACTCCATGGTTGCAGGGGTTCCGCACCTATGCATTTCAAtatttcacaaataattttttagctTTTCATAACAGAACACTTACACAGGGTTCATTCGCAGGACCGTCGAGTTGGGTTGAGTTTCGAGATTTATTTATAATGCTTGGGTTTACCCTGATGAGAATTATAAGTCTATTGCTAATGAAACTAATAGGAAACCTTAACAAGTTATGTGATAggttgaaaataatcaagtttgcAGTTACAGCCCAGCTAATGTTTACAATATCTCTTtccaaaattgattaaaaattaagtaatgaattttataaccaagatgttttgttttgtaaactctttcagtcacacttttacaaatattaagaatgtcttaatttcatttttttttttttttcattttaatttaattactttttttttgggattttaaTGTGTGGTAACAAATCTTACGTTATAAGtataatattaatgtataattatttataataattaatacaagtaaaataatattGGTTTATGTCCGGACGAGCGGGAGTCTAGTGTAGCTAGCAAACGTACCAATGTAAATGTTGAAGTTGCAACGTAGGTTTCGTCTCCTCTCGATACCCGTCTCTGGTCCCGGAGACTGTTTCGCGTCTCACGGGGAGCGAGCCTACTCAGTTCAAAGCAGTAGGTCGCCACTGACTTGTACTCGTCTGTACCTTGCGCGATCGTCGGGCCGGACAGGAGGTGTTCTCGCGGCCTCGCAGACGACGGTCGCGAGCTATCTCGCTCGACGGCCACTTCACACGCTGTGAAGCCCCGCTTTCGTTCCTACGACCGTTCTGCGCTCTCCAAGCCGCGCCGGGCCACTTGGGATCCGAGAGA
The nucleotide sequence above comes from Bacillus rossius redtenbacheri isolate Brsri chromosome 17, Brsri_v3, whole genome shotgun sequence. Encoded proteins:
- the LOC134540699 gene encoding protein SLC31A2-like isoform X1; translated protein: MSLEPAPECGTPATMESVMATMDPCMIMGGNTMGPCNKTTTAPAMPGMGTTASAMPGMNMATMADYFHWGYNETILFQFWKIDSLIGLILSMVIIFAAGFLYEGLKTFRDIVVHKSFISRKKKNGNRVRLSLFFEWRYVLLSVLHGVLLSLGYSFMLIYMTFNAWLGGALVVGMSVGYFFFGWLCPGMEEGC
- the LOC134540699 gene encoding protein SLC31A2-like isoform X2, coding for MESVMATMDPCMIMGGNTMGPCNKTTTAPAMPGMGTTASAMPGMNMATMADYFHWGYNETILFQFWKIDSLIGLILSMVIIFAAGFLYEGLKTFRDIVVHKSFISRKKKNGNRVRLSLFFEWRYVLLSVLHGVLLSLGYSFMLIYMTFNAWLGGALVVGMSVGYFFFGWLCPGMEEGC